A window of Thermoanaerobacterium sp. PSU-2 genomic DNA:
CTCCTTTAATCTTTTTAGTAGTCTGCCATTTATCTTCTTTCTATGTTCATCTTTCAGCATGTAGTAATTGTCAATATACCTTTTGATGCTTTCATCATTTACACTACTTACATCAATATAGTCATCATCATCTAAAGTTTCAAGTATCTTATGAATAATCGTCCCTCTCTCTAAAGCACTTATTTTTCCATCATTTTCTGAGTAAATATCATCGCTGTTTTCATCTGATTCCACATATCCATCATCAAGCGACGCAATACATTTATAATAGTAAAGCACAGGACACGTCAGATAATCAATATATGCAGTTACAGAAACGTTGCCTTTAACGTTAAGAGGTATTTTGTCTATCAATTCACCAAATAGTTTCATTTTATTTACATTTTCATCCAATTCTTTTGCATAATCAGGCTTGTTTTTTGCATATGATTGTAAACAACTGCCATCAATGTAGTCTATGTTAGAACAACCATCTTTAATAGCAAACAGCAACTGTTTCATAAATGAGTTTAGTTTGCTGTCTTCGTCAATGTCATCTACATTGTCTTTCATTTGCCCTATAAACGCTAAAAACTTCTTTGCCCTTGTAGAAGCTACATAAAAAAGCCTCCTGCTCTCCATATTTTCCTTTTCAAGATACTTGTCATATTCCTCTTTATATAAGCTGTTTGCCGATTTATCCAAATCTCCATCATCGTTGACACCTATGCCAAAAATATAGCCTTCTTCGTCTAACACAAATAAAGGAGCCTTCCTCACCGATATGCCATCAGTAGCTTTATCCATGTCAGGTATTATTACAGCATCAAACTCCAGTCCTTTTGATGAATGAATAGTCATAATCTTAACGGCATTGCTTTCTTCAGTATCCAAAAAAGCTTCAGAATCAAGCCCTGATGACTCTTTCAAAGCATCTAAATACTCAATCAGATCTTTAGGATCGAGTATGCCTTTTTCTTCAAAGCTTTTGATTATACTCTCCAATTTCTCCACATTTCTGAATTTTTGATATCCATTTGGCAAAGAAATCAAAAGTTTTTTATAATCTGTGATTTTTAAAATCATCTTGAATATCTCATACGGACTGTATATACCATTCATTTTCGAAATCTTATCCAAAATGTTGCAGGCTCTTTTTATGACCCATTTATCGTCACCAAACATTGAAGAAAATCTTTTTAATGTTTCCAATAAATCATCTGCAGATTCGCCATTATACATATTCATGAAAGCAAATAAATCATCATCGCTAAATCCAAAAATAGGCGATCTTAAAGCTGTAAGAAGCGCAATTTCATCCAATGTGTCAAAAGCCAATTTGTAAACCGAAATGATGTCAATTATCTCCCTCTTATCCCAAAATCCAATCCCACCTATGATGCAATACGGTATGCCGCAATCCGCAAGTGTGCCTTCAATGCTTTTAAGACTTGACCTGCTTCTTAAAAGTACGGCAATATCCTTATATTCAAATCCTTCGCCTACAAGCTTTAAAATCCTACCTGCTATAATCTTGCCCTGAAAATCCTTTCTTGAATTAGCCAAAGCTCCGTCTTCCATCAGCAACTCATTAAGCTTTCCTTTATTGTCATCGTCTTTCAAAAGTTGTTTTATCTTTTTATATCTTTCATTCTTTTCATTTACTATATCATCTTTTTTGTAAGTAATAAGCTCTACTTTAGGGCCTTCGTCGGCAAAGCTTTGATACTTCAATTCTTCGTATGGATCAATCAAATTTTTAAAGACACCATTGACTGTTGATATGATGTTTTTTGTGCTTCTGTAGCAATTGCTTAGATTAAGCACTTTTCCATCTACTTCTATTTTTCTGCAAAACTCATCAAATATCCTAAAATCCGTCCCCCTAAAACCGTATATTGACTGTTTTATATCTCCTACAATAAACAATTTGCCATTTGGAATCTTTCCATCTTTCTCAGTAAGCTTTAAAATAATCTCTTTTTGAAGGTGATTGGTGTCTTGAAATTCATCTACGAGAATGTATCTGTATCTTTCAAAATAATCATTTCTTATGATATCGTTAGAAAGAAGTCTTAAAGCAATCATCTCTAAGTCGTTAAAGTCAAGCAAATTCTTGCTTGATTTGAATGCCTTATAATTTTCCTCTATTTTCTCTAAGATTATAAGCGCCAAATTTTCCATGGCTTTTGTTGATTCGTCGCTGTCGAAAGATAATTTTATGTCTTCAACTGATAGTCCGGCTTCTTTCATGCGGAAATATAAGCTTATTACCTCAGATTGAAACATTTTTCCCGTAAATATCTTTGAAGGATATTTTTTTAATGCAGTCTCTAACATATATTTGTTGTTTTTATCGTTTATCACTTCATCAATCGCAATTCCTGCTATCTTTTTAACTGCTGTGCTAACCTCCCCTTCATCCATAATAGAAAACTTAGGATCGACTGAGGCTTCAGCAAAATTATCTCTTATCATTTTCTCGCAAAAACCGTGAATTGTATCGATGTTGGCAAATATCAGTGAATCTCTAAGCACTATCCACTTTTTGCTGTCCTTATCTAATTTACACAGCAATTCTATCTCTTTTCTTATCCTTTCTTTCATTTCAGCAGCAGCTTTTCGAGTAAATGTTATTGCGACAATATCGTCAATCTTGATACCAGCCACATCACTTAAAAGCTTTATGTACCTTTTAGTCAACACTCTCGTCTTGCCAGAACCTGCGCCAGCCCTTAGTACTACATTTTTACTTATATCAAGAGCTTTTAATTGCTCTTGGCTTAGATCTTCTTCAATCAACACGCTACGCACCATTTTCACCTCTTTTGCTTTCACGTTTATCATACCTGCATATTGATACATAAGGACATCTAATATTAGAATCATCGTATGGGCATCCTTCAGGCAGATTAAAAGAACCTGTCATCATTCTGCCTACATTTTCAATTCCCTTTTTTTCGATCCAATCCATTATTACATCAAAGCTACTTTCGCTTAATACATCTTTAGGACCTGCATTCCCTTTAAAAATGTATTTCTTGTATTCATCAAGCATAATCCCATTTCTTTTGACATTTTCTACGCTGTAGTACAACAATCCTAAACAGGATGGATTTTTTATGCCAAGCTCATTTCTTAGAATTTCTTCTGCAGCCATGTAATACGTAGGCAATTGAAAATCCAAACCATCTACGCACTGCCTCAGCCCTCCTACTGCCCCTAACTTATAATCGTATATAAGGTATTTCCCCG
This region includes:
- a CDS encoding UvrD-helicase domain-containing protein; amino-acid sequence: MILILDVLMYQYAGMINVKAKEVKMVRSVLIEEDLSQEQLKALDISKNVVLRAGAGSGKTRVLTKRYIKLLSDVAGIKIDDIVAITFTRKAAAEMKERIRKEIELLCKLDKDSKKWIVLRDSLIFANIDTIHGFCEKMIRDNFAEASVDPKFSIMDEGEVSTAVKKIAGIAIDEVINDKNNKYMLETALKKYPSKIFTGKMFQSEVISLYFRMKEAGLSVEDIKLSFDSDESTKAMENLALIILEKIEENYKAFKSSKNLLDFNDLEMIALRLLSNDIIRNDYFERYRYILVDEFQDTNHLQKEIILKLTEKDGKIPNGKLFIVGDIKQSIYGFRGTDFRIFDEFCRKIEVDGKVLNLSNCYRSTKNIISTVNGVFKNLIDPYEELKYQSFADEGPKVELITYKKDDIVNEKNERYKKIKQLLKDDDNKGKLNELLMEDGALANSRKDFQGKIIAGRILKLVGEGFEYKDIAVLLRSRSSLKSIEGTLADCGIPYCIIGGIGFWDKREIIDIISVYKLAFDTLDEIALLTALRSPIFGFSDDDLFAFMNMYNGESADDLLETLKRFSSMFGDDKWVIKRACNILDKISKMNGIYSPYEIFKMILKITDYKKLLISLPNGYQKFRNVEKLESIIKSFEEKGILDPKDLIEYLDALKESSGLDSEAFLDTEESNAVKIMTIHSSKGLEFDAVIIPDMDKATDGISVRKAPLFVLDEEGYIFGIGVNDDGDLDKSANSLYKEEYDKYLEKENMESRRLFYVASTRAKKFLAFIGQMKDNVDDIDEDSKLNSFMKQLLFAIKDGCSNIDYIDGSCLQSYAKNKPDYAKELDENVNKMKLFGELIDKIPLNVKGNVSVTAYIDYLTCPVLYYYKCIASLDDGYVESDENSDDIYSENDGKISALERGTIIHKILETLDDDDYIDVSSVNDESIKRYIDNYYMLKDEHRKKINGRLLKRLKEYKFRVPINDNINLNGVIDRIDIYENDGNIEAYIFDYKTNKIDSDDDLEKMARHYTPQIHLYSYVLRRLKTISGFSPILKGAFLYFLDVGKYVEVDISDLYVMETLGKICEAVPFLLGAKGIEEYVKRKSEYCSMCLYNKICK